One region of Chryseobacterium muglaense genomic DNA includes:
- a CDS encoding bifunctional aldolase/short-chain dehydrogenase yields the protein MENVKTFKYVDYLWDEEKAASFGDDQVALFLYRSNILGADLRITNYGGGNTSCKTIEKDPLTNEEVEVMWVKGSGGDIGTLTRKGIAGLYTERLRNLKNVYGGLADEDRMVGLFDHCIFDLESKAPSIDTPLHGLLPFKHIDHLHPDALIAVAAAKDSEAVTKEIWGDTMGWVPWQRPGFDLGLQLEKCLADNPGIRGIVLGSHGLFTWGDTSYESYMNSLEVIEMASEFIAKKIAENGQVFGGQKVESLPADERKNKAAQIMPLLRGLASSENRMVGHFTDSDVVLEFINSNDLERLAPMGTSCPDHFLRTKIQPLVLTLDKNEDLSDSKAILGKLNPLFEQYRNEYKEYYETCKHPNSPAMRDPNPVIIIYPGVGMFSFSKDKQTTRVANEFYVNAINVMRGAEAITSYTSLPRQEAFDIEYWLLEEAKLQRMPKEKPLSRKIAIVTGAGGGIGQAIADKMVQEGAVVVFTDLNKEAAESVTAKYSKDQAIAVQCDVTSEEGVTEAFKQTILAFGGVDILVHSAGLAISKSLEDTTLKDWDLLENVLVKGQFLIAKIGTEIMKKQNLGGDIVNIASKNGLVAGPNNVAYGTAKAAQQHMTRLLAAELAADKIRVNVVNPDGVIVGSKIWEGSWAEGRAKANGITVEELPAFYAKRNLLNEIILPEDIANGVFACVAILDKSTGNIINVDGGMANAFPR from the coding sequence ATGGAAAACGTAAAAACATTCAAATACGTAGATTATTTATGGGATGAAGAAAAAGCGGCATCTTTCGGAGACGATCAGGTAGCTTTATTTTTATACCGTTCAAACATATTAGGAGCAGACCTTAGAATTACCAATTATGGTGGAGGAAATACAAGCTGCAAAACCATAGAAAAAGATCCACTAACAAACGAAGAAGTTGAGGTAATGTGGGTGAAAGGTTCAGGTGGAGACATCGGAACTTTGACAAGAAAAGGAATCGCAGGTCTTTATACTGAAAGACTAAGAAATCTTAAAAACGTTTACGGAGGTTTGGCAGACGAAGACAGAATGGTTGGTTTATTCGATCACTGTATTTTCGATTTAGAGAGCAAAGCGCCTTCTATCGATACGCCACTTCACGGTTTATTGCCTTTTAAACATATTGATCACCTTCACCCGGATGCTTTGATTGCAGTTGCTGCAGCGAAAGACAGCGAGGCCGTTACCAAAGAAATCTGGGGCGACACAATGGGTTGGGTGCCTTGGCAAAGACCTGGTTTCGATTTAGGTTTACAGTTAGAAAAATGTTTAGCTGACAATCCAGGAATCAGAGGAATCGTTTTAGGTAGTCACGGTCTATTCACTTGGGGAGACACTTCTTACGAATCTTATATGAACAGTTTGGAAGTTATCGAAATGGCTTCTGAATTTATCGCTAAAAAAATCGCAGAAAACGGACAGGTTTTTGGCGGACAAAAAGTAGAATCTCTACCTGCTGACGAACGTAAAAATAAAGCTGCTCAGATTATGCCTTTGTTGAGAGGTTTGGCTTCTTCTGAAAACAGAATGGTAGGTCATTTCACAGACAGCGATGTGGTGTTAGAGTTCATCAACAGTAATGATTTGGAAAGATTGGCTCCAATGGGAACATCTTGTCCGGATCACTTCCTGAGAACGAAAATTCAGCCGTTGGTTTTGACTTTAGATAAAAATGAAGATTTAAGCGATTCTAAAGCTATTTTAGGAAAATTAAATCCACTTTTCGAACAGTACAGAAACGAATACAAAGAATATTACGAAACGTGTAAACATCCAAACAGTCCTGCAATGCGTGACCCGAATCCGGTAATCATCATTTATCCAGGCGTTGGAATGTTCAGTTTCTCAAAAGATAAGCAAACGACTCGTGTTGCAAACGAATTTTACGTCAACGCAATCAACGTAATGCGTGGTGCAGAAGCAATTACTTCATACACTTCATTGCCAAGACAGGAAGCATTTGATATCGAATATTGGTTATTGGAAGAAGCAAAACTTCAGAGAATGCCAAAAGAAAAACCATTGTCAAGAAAAATTGCCATCGTAACCGGAGCCGGAGGTGGAATCGGACAGGCAATTGCTGACAAAATGGTTCAGGAAGGTGCTGTCGTCGTTTTCACAGACTTGAATAAAGAAGCTGCAGAATCTGTTACTGCAAAATACAGCAAAGATCAGGCAATCGCCGTTCAGTGCGACGTTACAAGCGAAGAAGGAGTCACAGAAGCTTTCAAACAGACGATTTTAGCTTTCGGTGGCGTAGATATTTTAGTTCATTCTGCAGGTTTGGCTATTTCTAAATCTTTGGAAGACACTACGTTGAAAGATTGGGATTTACTTGAAAACGTTTTAGTTAAAGGTCAGTTTTTAATCGCAAAAATCGGAACTGAAATTATGAAAAAGCAAAATTTAGGTGGTGACATCGTAAATATTGCAAGTAAAAATGGTTTGGTTGCCGGTCCAAACAACGTAGCTTACGGAACAGCGAAAGCAGCTCAACAGCACATGACGAGATTGTTGGCGGCAGAATTAGCAGCAGATAAAATCCGTGTAAATGTTGTAAATCCTGACGGTGTAATCGTTGGAAGCAAAATCTGGGAAGGTTCTTGGGCAGAAGGTCGTGCAAAAGCAAACGGAATTACCGTTGAAGAATTGCCTGCATTCTACGCAAAAAGAAACCTTTTAAACGAGATTATTCTTCCCGAAGACATCGCCAACGGAGTGTTTGCGTGTGTTGCGATTTTAGATAAAAGTACAGGAAATATCATCAATGTAGATGGCGGAATGGCCAATGCGTTCCCAAGATAA